A single genomic interval of Peribacillus sp. FSL H8-0477 harbors:
- the tnpA gene encoding IS66 family insertion sequence element accessory protein TnpA, protein MIKEWCQNQNVTYSQFHYWTRKFKDEETTTETTQCLSFIQTVRASSIVDRKWLMASWMT, encoded by the coding sequence ATGATTAAAGAATGGTGCCAAAACCAAAATGTTACCTACTCACAGTTCCATTATTGGACGAGGAAGTTTAAAGATGAAGAAACTACTACCGAAACCACTCAGTGTTTGTCCTTTATACAAACTGTCAGGGCTTCATCTATTGTTGACCGGAAATGGCTGATGGCGAGTTGGATGACTTGA